In Actinoplanes lobatus, the DNA window CCAAGTCGAACGAAATCCCAGCATTCACCCCGCTACTCAACGCCGTCGAGAAAATCCTCGGCGACCTGGCCGGGGTGCTGTTCGTCGCCGACGCACTGCATACCCAGACCGATCACGCCCGGCAGATCACCGCCCGCGGAGCCCACCTGCTCCTGCAGGCAAAAGGCAACCAGCCCACCCTGTTCGCCCAGCTCAAGGCCGTTCCCTGGGCACAAATCCCGGTCGGTGACCGGACCCGCGATCGTGGCCACGGCCGCAAAGAGACCCGCACCGTCAAAGCCGTCACTGTGCACATCCCGGGCGGTATCGCGTTTCCGCACGCCCAGCAGGCCGTCCGGATCACCCGTACCCGCACCGTCGACGGCAAGACCAGCCGCGAGACCGCCTACCTGATCACCTCCCTGCCCGCCGCCCACGCCCAACCCGCCGACCTGCAGAAATGGGCGAGAGCAGAATGGCTGATCGAAAACCAGGTACACAACGTCCGAGATGTCACGTTCCGTGAAGACCAACATCAAGCCCGGACCGGCACCGGACCCGCCATCATGGCCACCCTGCGTAACACCGCCATCGGCTGGCACCGCATCAACGGCGCAACCAACATCGCCCGCGCCAACCGACGCGCTGACCGCCGCTCAAACGACCTCATACAGGCCGTGACCAGCATCTATCCCAACACGCAATGACCCTGCCCTCGGGCCCGTAGAGTCGCGGCTCCTCATCGAGCAGCTTGGCGATCCATCCTGAAAGAGTTGGCCATGAGCACCGCAGACCTCAGTCGCGCAGTCTGGAACAAGAGCACCCGATCCGACGGCAACGGCGGCAACTGCGTCGAGGTCGCCCGCAACCTTCCCGACATCGTCGCGGTCCGCGACTCCAAAGACCGGAGAGGCCCCGCGCTG includes these proteins:
- a CDS encoding ISAs1 family transposase translates to MASSLISALTVTTPGPDTPTRPVTDSERRGLLDAVSLVPDPRNPRGIRYPLAALLTVAVCAVLAGASSFTAITDWLYDLDEPAQARLGFTRGIPAGTTVWRLLTRLDDALVSAVLAGWLRARAQPAPERPHRYRTVIAVDGKTLRGARLAEGRQVHLLSALDTSTGIVLAQVTVDTKSNEIPAFTPLLNAVEKILGDLAGVLFVADALHTQTDHARQITARGAHLLLQAKGNQPTLFAQLKAVPWAQIPVGDRTRDRGHGRKETRTVKAVTVHIPGGIAFPHAQQAVRITRTRTVDGKTSRETAYLITSLPAAHAQPADLQKWARAEWLIENQVHNVRDVTFREDQHQARTGTGPAIMATLRNTAIGWHRINGATNIARANRRADRRSNDLIQAVTSIYPNTQ
- a CDS encoding DUF397 domain-containing protein; its protein translation is MSTADLSRAVWNKSTRSDGNGGNCVEVARNLPDIVAVRDSKDRRGPALIFTSDEWIAFLAGVKTGEFDLPS